In Antechinus flavipes isolate AdamAnt ecotype Samford, QLD, Australia chromosome 3, AdamAnt_v2, whole genome shotgun sequence, a genomic segment contains:
- the AHDC1 gene encoding transcription factor Gibbin, which yields MRVKPQGLVVTSSAVCSSPDYLREPKYYPGGSPSPRPLLPARSPDCPPNKAFPRTFPEDPHPPPRGDPGPRRPPLLSKGDDLLPPRPPVPPRPFPHARCPVPGGGGSKRRWGNGRVNLHPVVQLIDIMKDLTRLSQDLQHSGVHLDCGGLRLSRPPAPPPGDLQYSFFSSPSLANSIRSPEERSATHGKAERPGRALYEAEPEQRGSPEPGQGTSPGAATGLPQEPEPDAPDYSELADADILSELASLACPEAQLLEAQALEPPSPEPEAQLLDPQPRFLDPQVLEPLGEALELPPLQPLADPLGLPGLALQALETLPDALESQLLDPQGLDPLPKLLEAPSHHLESQPPMAGCPLTEPLRLDLCPPRGPLGPEGHPKYALRRTDKPKILCRRRKAGRGRKADACPEGRLLPLPMPVDLAAALAEPAPAPPAVVPLPAPEPEAGAPRPLVPARKGKCRGVRRMVVKMAKIPVSLGRRNKTTYKVSSLSSSLNVEGKELGVRVSAEPTPLLKMKNNGRNVVVVFPPGEMPIILKRKRGRPPKNLLLGPGKPKEPTPEVKKRRRRKQKLASPQPSYAADANDSKADYSDVLAKLAFLNRQSQCAGRCSPPRCWTPSEPESVHQAPDTQSISHFLHRVQGFRRRGGKAGGFGGRGGGHAAKAARCSFSDFFEGIGKKKKVVAAPGVGALGHAELGHPRKRGRVEVDAGGKPKRKRRARKNGTLFPEQAPGGQNFGDGAAEWPGEKGAAWAPHHGHPGSQAGRNCSYQGAEARAFASSGLESGASGRGAYYGTGAPSGQAELSQERHSLFTGYFRSLLDSDDSSDLLDFALSASRPESRKSSGTYAGPPASALPAQGRGLAAFPSRGAKASPAVGGGGTGAEPSFQPVLPARQAFPPGRAAGYGVTPAASDCRATEAFPKLAPPSAVARSPTAHPPAGTYPQYGGYGTGQGVFPPGKPFSGQDCANSKDCSFAYGSGSSLPASPSSAHSAGYAQPTAGPCLPLGKASFFNSSEAAPFSGSAPTPLRCDSRASTVSPGGYMVPKSSAAPAAPAFQPSPENCRQFAGGSQWPFRQGYGGLDWTSEAFSQLYTPGFDCHINEPNVILDISNYTPQKAKQQTAVSETFSESSSDSTQFNQPAGGYRRANSEASSSEGQSSLSSLEKLMMDWNEASSAPGYNWNQTVLFQSSSKPGRGRRKKVDLFEASHLGFSSSASSSPAASYPSKRSAGPRQPRGARGGGACSAKKERGGGAKAKFIPKPQPVNPLFQDSPDLGLDYYSGDSSMSPLPSQSRAFGVGERDQCDYIGPYSMNPSTPSDGTFGQGFHCDSPSLGPPPELDSKHFPGLAHPLGTPGPPTVFDAGLQKAYSPNCSPTLAFKEDLRPAKLPACEPLKHGLQGAGLGHAPHLSCRDLPLGQSHYDSPSCKGAGYWYPPGSAARSPPYEGKAGSGLLADFLGRTEASCLNAPHLTSPPATPKGDKEPLEMVRPPGPPRAGYGCPLLSDLTLSPVPRDSMLQLQDTYRYPGFVPQGHPGLGGAPKSSFLGPMGEPHPEDTFTVTSL from the coding sequence ATGCGTGTGAAGCCCCAGGGCCTGGTGGTGACCTCCAGTGCCGTGTGCAGCTCGCCCGACTACCTCCGGGAGCCCAAGTACTACCCCGGCGGCTCCCCCAGCCCCCGGCCCCTGCTCCCTGCTCGGTCCCCTGACTGCCCACCCAACAAGGCCTTTCCCCGAACCTTCCCCGAGGATCCCCATCCACCGCCCCGAGGGGACCCCGGTCCTCGGCGCCCACCGCTCCTCTCCAAGGGGGACGACCTGCTGCCCCCCCGCCCCCCGGTGCCCCCCCGGCCTTTCCCTCACGCCCGCTGCCCTGTGCCTGGCGGGGGGGGCTCTAAGCGCCGCTGGGGCAACGGGCGGGTGAACCTGCACCCAGTGGTGCAGCTGATCGACATCATGAAGGACCTGACGCGACTGTCCCAGGACCTGCAGCACAGCGGGGTCCACCTGGACTGCGGGGGCCTGCGGCTGAGCCGGCCCCCGGCCCCACCCCCCGGCGATCTCCAATATAGTTTCTTCTCCTCACCCAGCCTGGCCAACAGCATCCGAAGCCCCGAGGAGCGGAGCGCCACCCATGGCAAGGCTGAGAGACCCGGGCGGGCCCTCTATGAGGCAGAGCCTGAGCAGAGGGGCAGCCCCGAGCCGGGCCAAGGCACCAGCCCCGGGGCCGCCACCGGCCTCCCCCAAGAACCGGAGCCCGACGCTCCCGACTACTCCGAGCTGGCCGACGCGGACATCCTCAGCGAGCTGGCCTCCCTCGCCTGCCCCGAGGCCCAGCTGCTGGAGGCCCAGGCCCTGGAGCCCCCGTCCCCGGAGCCTGAGGCCCAGCTGCTGGACCCGCAGCCCCGCTTCCTGGACCCCCAGGTGCTGGAGCCTCTCGGGGAGGCGCTGGAGCTGCCGCCGCTCCAGCCCCTGGCCGACCCCCTGGGCCTGCCCGGCCTGGCCCTCCAGGCCCTGGAGACGCTGCCCGATGCCCTGGAGTCCCAGCTGCTCGACCCCCAGGGCCTCGACCCTCTGCCCAAGCTGCTCGAGGCCCCCAGCCACCACCTGGAGTCGCAGCCCCCCATGGCCGGCTGCCCGCTGACCGAGCCCCTGCGGCTGGACCTGTGCCCTCCCCGGGGGCCTCTGGGGCCCGAGGGCCACCCCAAGTACGCCCTGCGGCGGACCGACAAGCCAAAGATTTTGTGCCGCCGCCGCAAGGCGGGCCGGGGCAGGAAGGCGGACGCCTGCCCTGAGGGCCGCCTGCTGCCCCTGCCCATGCCCGTGGACCTGGCGGCCGCCCTGGCAGAGCCCGCGCCGGCCCCCCCCGCCGTCGTCCCGCTCCCTGCCCCGGAGCCGGAGGCCGGGGCCCCCCGACCCCTGGTGCCCGCCCGGAAGGGCAAGTGCCGGGGAGTGCGGCGGATGGTGGTGAAGATGGCCAAGATCCCCGTGTCGCTCGGGCGGCGGAACAAGACCACGTACAAGGTGTCCTCCCTGAGCAGCAGCCTGAACGTGGAGGGCAAGGAGCTGGGGGTGCGTGTGTCGGCCGAGCCCACCCCGCTGCTGAAGATGAAGAACAACGGGCGCAACGTGGTCGTGGTGTTCCCGCCCGGCGAGATGCCCATCATCCTGAAGCGCAAGAGGGGCCGCCCGCCCAAGAACCTCCTGCTGGGCCCGGGCAAGCCCAAGGAGCCCACCCCCGAGGTGAAGAAGCGGCGGCGGCGGAAGCAGAAGCTGGCCTCGCCCCAGCCCTCCTACGCGGCCGACGCCAACGACAGCAAGGCCGACTACTCGGACGTGCTGGCCAAGCTGGCCTTCCTGAACCGCCAGAGCCAGTGCGCCGGCCGCTGCTCGCCGCCCCGCTGCTGGACCCCCAGCGAGCCCGAGTCCGTGCACCAGGCGCCCGACACCCAGAGCATCTCCCACTTCCTGCACCGCGTGCAGGGCTTCCGCCGGCGGGGGGGGAAGGCGGGGGGCTTCGGCGGGCGCGGCGGCGGGCACGCCGCCAAGGCCGCCCGCTGCTCCTTCAGCGACTTCTTCGAGGGCAtcgggaagaaaaagaaggtggTGGCGGCCCCCGGGGTAGGGGCCCTGGGCCACGCCGAGCTGGGCCACCCCCGCAAGAGGGGCCGGGTGGAAGTGGACGCGGGGGGGAAGCCCAAGAGGAAAAGGCGAGCGCGCAAGAACGGGACGCTGTTCCCGGAGCAGGCCCCGGGGGGTCAGAACTTTGGGGACGGGGCTGCCGAGTGGCCCGGGGAGAAGGGCGCCGCCTGGGCCCCCCACCACGGCCACCCCGGGAGCCAGGCCGGGCGAAACTGCAGCTACCAGGGGGCCGAGGCCCGGGCCTTCGCCTCGTCCGGCCTGGAGAGCGGCGCCTCCGGCCGGGGCGCCTACTACGGGACGGGCGCGCCCTCCGGCCAGGCGGAGCTCAGCCAGGAGCGCCACAGCCTCTTCACGGGCTACTTCCGCTCCCTGCTGGACTCGGACGACTCCTCGGACCTGCTGGACTTCGCCCTTTCGGCGTCTCGGCCCGAGTCCCGCAAGTCGTCGGGCACCTACGCGGGGCCCCCCGCCAGCGCCCTGCCCGCTCAGGGCAGGGGCCTGGCGGCCTTCCCCAGCCGGGGGGCCAAGGCCAGCCCCGCGGTCGGCGGGGGCGGGACCGGGGCAGAGCCGTCCTTCCAGCCAGTGCTGCCCGCGCGCCAGGCCTTCCCCCCGGGCCGGGCCGCGGGCTACGGAGTGACCCCGGCCGCCTCAGACTGCCGGGCCACCGAGGCCTTCCCGAAGCTGGCGCCCCCCTCGGCCGTGGCGCGCTCGCCCACCGCCCACCCTCCGGCGGGCACCTACCCCCAGTACGGCGGCTACGGGACGGGCCAGGGCGTGTTCCCGCCGGGGAAGCCTTTCTCGGGCCAGGACTGCGCCAACAGCAAGGACTGCAGCTTCGCCTACGGCAGCGGCAGCAGCCTCCCGGCCTCGCCCAGCAGCGCCCACAGCGCGGGCTACGCGCAGCCCACCGCCGGCCCCTGCCTGCCGCTGGGCAAGGCCTCCTTCTTCAACAGCTCCGAGGCGGCGCCCTTCTCGGGCTCGGCGCCCACGCCGCTGCGCTGCGACAGCCGCGCCAGCACCGTCTCCCCCGGCGGCTACATGGTGCCCAAGAGCAGCGCCGCCCCCGCCGCCCCCGCCTTCCAGCCCTCCCCCGAGAACTGTCGGCAGTTCGCGGGGGGCTCGCAGTGGCCTTTCCGGCAGGGCTACGGCGGCCTGGACTGGACCTCGGAGGCCTTCAGCCAGCTCTACACGCCCGGCTTCGACTGCCACATCAACGAGCCCAACGTGATCCTGGACATCTCCAACTACACGCCGCAGAAGGCCAAGCAGCAGACGGCCGTGTCCGAGACCTTCTCCGAGTCCTCCTCCGACAGCACCCAGTTCAACCAGCCGGCCGGCGGCTACCGGCGCGCCAACAGCGAGGCCTCCTCCAGCGAGGGCCAGTCCAGCCTCTCGAGCCTGGAGAAGCTGATGATGGACTGGAACGAGGCCTCGAGCGCCCCCGGCTACAACTGGAACCAGACCGTGCTCTTCCAGAGCAGCTCCAAGCCCGGCCGCGGCCGGCGGAAGAAGGTGGACCTGTTCGAGGCCTCGCACCTGGGCTTCTCCTCCTCGGCCTCCTCGTCGCCCGCCGCCTCCTACCCGTCCAAGCGCAGCGCCGGCCCGCGGCAGCCGCGCGGCGCGCGGGGGGGCGGGGCCTGCTCCGCCAAGAAGGAGCGCGGCGGCGGGGCCAAGGCCAAGTTCATCCCCAAGCCGCAGCCCGTCAACCCGCTGTTCCAGGACAGCCCCGACCTGGGCCTGGACTACTACAGCGGGGACAGCAGCATGTCGCCCCTGCCCTCGCAGTCGCGGGCCTtcggggtgggggagagggaccAGTGCGACTACATCGGGCCCTACTCCATGAACCCGTCCACGCCCTCGGACGGCACCTTCGGCCAGGGCTTCCACTGCGACTCGCCCAGCCTGGGCCCGCCGCCGGAGCTGGACAGCAAGCACTTCCCCGGCCTGGCCCACCCCCTGGGCACGCCGGGCCCGCCCACCGTGTTCGACGCGGGCCTGCAGAAGGCCTACTCCCCCAACTGCTCGCCCACGCTGGCCTTCAAGGAGGACCTGCGGCCGGCCAAGCTGCCCGCCTGCGAGCCGCTCAAGCACGGCCTCCAGGGCGCCGGCCTCGGCCACGCGCCCCACCTGAGCTGCCGGGACCTGCCCCTCGGCCAGAGCCACTACGACTCGCCCAGCTGCAAGGGGGCCGGCTACTGGTACCCCCCGGGCTCGGCGGCGCGCAGCCCGCCCTACGAGGGCAAGGCCGGCTCGGGGCTGCTGGCCGACTTCCTGGGCAGGACGGAGGCCTCGTGCCTCAACGCCCCGCACCTCACCAGCCCCCCGGCCACGCCCAAGGGCGACAAGGAGCCCCTGGAGATGGTGCGGCCGCCCGGGCCCCCCCGCGCCGGCTACGGCTGCCCGCTCCTAAGTGACTTGACCCTGTCGCCTGTGCCGAGGGACTCCATGCTGCAGTTGCAGGACACGTACAGGTACCCCGGCTTTGTGCCGCAGGGCCACCCGGGCCTGGGGGGCGCCCCGAAGAGCAGCTTCCTGGGGCCCATGGGGGAGCCGCACCCTGAGGACACTTTCACCGTCACCTCCCTGTAG